In a genomic window of Dyadobacter fermentans DSM 18053:
- a CDS encoding sugar phosphate isomerase/epimerase family protein: protein MNSRRTFVKKGIAGLMAGSIVPFSEKVNAAGTPAKKEDTFKLGVAGYSFYHFKLDEALEMMKKTDVHFLCIKDFHLPYNSTAEQITAFHQKLKDAGVTGYAVGPIYTKTHQDIDNAFDYAKRVGVDLIVGIPNHDDLKYVEQKVKETNIRYAIHNHGPEDKLYPNATSVYNHVKDLDPRIGLCFDMGHNQRDNQDPVTDLGKYSKRIFDIHLKNVTAATKDGKTCELGRGIIDIPAFVKMLRKVKYSGSCSLEYEKDMKDPLAGIAESVGYFRGVCQAS, encoded by the coding sequence ATGAATTCCAGGAGAACATTTGTCAAGAAAGGCATTGCCGGACTGATGGCAGGCAGCATTGTGCCATTTTCGGAAAAAGTGAATGCAGCCGGAACGCCGGCTAAAAAGGAAGATACCTTTAAGCTCGGAGTAGCCGGTTACAGTTTCTATCATTTCAAACTTGATGAAGCACTTGAAATGATGAAGAAGACAGATGTTCATTTCCTGTGTATCAAGGACTTCCATTTGCCTTATAACAGCACGGCGGAGCAGATCACCGCTTTTCATCAGAAGCTCAAAGACGCGGGTGTTACCGGCTATGCCGTCGGGCCGATTTATACGAAGACGCACCAGGACATCGATAACGCATTCGATTATGCCAAGCGCGTAGGTGTGGATCTCATCGTCGGCATTCCTAACCATGACGATTTGAAGTATGTGGAGCAGAAAGTGAAGGAAACCAATATCCGCTACGCCATTCACAACCACGGGCCGGAGGATAAGTTGTATCCCAATGCGACCTCAGTTTACAATCACGTCAAAGATCTCGATCCGCGGATCGGCCTTTGCTTCGATATGGGCCATAACCAGCGTGACAACCAGGACCCGGTCACGGATTTAGGGAAATACAGCAAGCGTATTTTCGACATACACCTTAAAAACGTGACTGCCGCAACGAAAGACGGCAAAACCTGTGAATTGGGTCGCGGGATTATTGATATTCCAGCGTTTGTGAAAATGCTGCGGAAAGTGAAGTACTCTGGTTCATGCAGCCTTGAATATGAGAAAGATATGAAGGACCCATTGGCCGGCATTGCCGAGTCGGTTGGTTATTTCCGGGGCGTTTGCCAGGCGAGTTAA